GAAGCCCGGCATTTCCTTCTGGGCGACCGCCAGCGTGGCCTCGGGTGTCACGTCGCGCAGGGCCGGGCCGGTGCCGCCGGTGGTCAGCACCAGCGAGCAGCCGGCGTCGACCAGTTCGACCAGCGCTGCGCTGATGGCGGCTTGCTCGTCGGGGATGAGCCGCGGTTCGAAATCGATGGGGTTGCGCAGGGCGCGCTGCAACCATTCCTGCAGTGCGGGCAGGCCCTTGTCCTCGTACACGCCGCTCGACGCGCGATCGCTGATCGAGACGATGCCGATGCGCACCGGGTCGTGGGGATTGCTGGTCATGCGTCTTCCTCCCGCGCCTGCGCGGCGGCTTCGGCCGCATGGTCCGCGGTTCCATGGAATTCGAGCTGCGCGCGCAGCAGCTGGAACAGCTCCCGATAGGCTTTGCCCTGACGCGGTGCCTCCCCGGGTGGGCCTTCCTTGAGATCCTTGCGCGCCTGGCGCACCAGCGCGCGCAGCTGCTGGGCATCGGTGCCGGGATGGGTTTCGATCCAGCCGCCCAGGGCGTCGTCGTCGGCGATCAGCCGGTCGCGCCAGCGCTCGGCGTCGTGCAGGATCGCGGCTTCCTGCGCGGGACCGCGGTTCTGCTCGTCGAGCGCCGCGCGGATGGCATCGAGCGTGGCGGCGTCGAGGCCCCGCATCAGCTTGCCGATGAACTGCAGTTGCCGGCGCTTGCCCTCGAAATTGGTGATGCGTTTGGCTTCGTCGATGGCGTCGCGCAGCTTGTCCTCGAGTTCCAGCTTGTCGAAGAGGCCGGTGCGCAGGCCCAGCAGGGCCTCGCCCAGCGTCTGGAGTTCGGCGCTCTCGCGCTTGAGGTCGGTCTTGCTCGCCGCGTCGGTGCCTTTGAGCTCGCGCTTGAGCTCGAGGTCGAGTTCGCTGCCTTCGGCGACAAAAGTGCCGCGGACGAAGTAGCCTTTCTTGGGTTTGCGGGGCATGGAGGCAATCGTAGTCCGCTCCGTCGAAGACGGAGGCGCAAGTATCATAGCCGCCACATGAGCACCTCTTCCTCGCGCGCCGACTCCGGCTTCGCCTACAGCCGTCCCTTCTTCGAAAACCTGGTCGACTCGGCCCTGGCGCATGCCAGGAAGCTCGGCGCCACCGATGCCGGCGCGGAGGCGTCCGAGGGCTGCGGCCTCAGCGTCTCCGTGCGCAAGGGCGAGCTCGAGAACGTCGAGCGCAACCGCGACAAGTCGCTTGGCGTCACGGTCTACGTCGGGCACCGGCGCGGCAATGCCAGCACCTCCGATTTTTCCGAGGCGGCCATCGCCCAGACCGTGCAGGCCGCCTACGACATCGCCCGATTCACGGCCGAGGACCCGGTCAGCGGCCTGCCCGACGAGGCCGATATCGCAACCGAGCAGCCCGACCTGGACCTGTTCCATCCCTGGGACGTCAGCAGCGAGCAGGCCGCTGCGCTGGCCCTGGAATGCGAGGCCGCGGCCCTGTCGACCGACAAGCGCATCACCAACAGCGAGGGTGCCGGGGTCTCGGCGCAGCAGAGCCACTTCTTCAGCGCCCACACCCGCGGCTTCCGCGGCGGCTATGCGAGCTCGCGCCATTCGATCTCGGTGGCGCCGATCGCCGGCAAGGGTGACGACATGCAGCGCGACGCCTGGTACAGCTCGATGCGCTCCGCCGAGGAGCTCGCGAGCCCCAAGGCTGTCGGGCGCTATGCCGCCGAGCGGGCGCTGAGCCGCTTGAAGTCGCGCAAGATCAAGACCACCGAATGCCCGGTGCTGTTCGAGTCGCCGCTGGCCGCGGGCCTGCTGGGCGGGCTGGTGCAGGCCACCAGCGGCGGCGCGCTCTACCGCAAGAGCAGCTTCCTGCTCGACTCGCTGGGCAAGCCGGTGCTGCCCTCGCACATCGACGTGCTGGAAGACCCGCACATCCCGCGCGGCAAGGGCAGCTCGGCCTTCGACGACGAGGGTGTGGCCACCCGCAAGCGCAAGGTGGTCGACGGCGGCCGGCTCGAAGGCTACTTCCTGAGCACCTATTCCGCGCGCAAGCTGGGCATGAAGACCACCGGCAACGCCGGCGGGTCGCACAACCTCACGCTGAGCTCGCGCAAGACGAAGAAGGGTGACGACCTCGACGCCATGCTCGACAAGCTGGGCACCGGCCTGTTCGTGATCGAGCTGATGGGGCAGGGCGTCAACTACGTGACGGGCGACTACTCGCGCGGCGCGAGCGGCTTCTGGGTCGAGAACGGGAAGATCGCCTATCCCGTGCAGGAGATCACCATCGCCGGCAACCTGAAGACCATGTTCATGGGCATCGAGGCGGTGGGTGCCGACGCGTACAACTACGGTGCCAAGACCACGGGCTCGGTGCTGGTCAACCGTATGAAGGTGGCGGGCAGCTAGCAAGCTGCCGCCGGCATGCTCAGCCGCCCGAGAGTGCGCTCTTGACGGCGGCGCTGACCAGGCCCATGTCGGCCTTGCCGGCCAGCCGGGTCTTGACGGCGCCCATCACCTTGCCCATGTCGCCGGGTCCCTTGGCGCCCAACTCGGCGACGATGGCCTTGACTTCCGCCGCGATCTCGTCGGCGCCCATGCGCTGGGGCAGGTAGGCCTCCAGCACCTTGATCTCGGCGGCTTCCTTGTCAGCCAGGTCGGTGCGGCCGCCCTGGGTGAAGGCGGTGACCGAGTCCTTGCGCTGCTTCACCAGCTTGTCGACGATGGCGACGACCATCGTGTCGTCCAGTTCGACACGCTCGTCGACTTCCTTCTGCTTGAGAGCCGCCAGCAGCAGGCGGATGGTGCCCAGGCGCTCCGAGTCCTTGGCGCGCATGGCGGTCTTCATGTCTTCGGTGATCTGATCCTTGAGGCTCATGGCTTTGCTTTCGGGAGGGCGGAAAAGACAAGAGCCGCGGCAGGTTTTCCCTGGCGCGGCTCGGAGGCTCGGAATGGGCGTCGGTACGAGTCCGACGCGGCGGGTGCCAGCTTAGTACAGCTTCTTGGGGAGCTGCATGCTGCGCACGCGCTTGTAGTGGCGCTTGACCGCGGCGGCCTTCTTGCGCTTGCGCTCGGCGGTGGGCTTCTCGTAGAACTCGCGGGCGCGCAGGTCGGTCAGCAGGCCGAGCTTCTCGATGGTGCGCTTGAAGCGGCGAAGCGCGACGTCGAAAGGCTCGTTTTCTTTAACGCGGATAGTGGTCATTTAAAAATCGGTTGCAGACTTGCTTTTTGGCCTGGGGAAGATCGGGCCCCGGGCCGGGTTTCCTCAACACGAAAAGGGTTAGGCCGTTGAGGGGTGGCCAAAGTTAGCCGGGCATTATAGCGTGTTCAGAGCTTGCCGCCAGTGCCTGCGCACAGGCATGCGCGCTGGCCCAGGCCCACTGGAAGTTGTAGCCGCCCAGCCATCCCGTCACGTCCACCACCTCGCCGATGAAATACAGGCCGGGCTGCTTCGATTCCATCGTTTGCGAGGACAGGCCCCGGGTATCGACGCCGCCGGCCGTGACTTCGGCCTTCTTGTAGCCCTCGGTCCCGCTGGGCGTGATCTGCCAGCGCGTGATGCGCTCGGCCAGCGCCGCCAACGCCCGATCCGCCGCCTCGTTGATCGGACGCTGCAGCGCGGCGTCCTGCCCCACCCAGGCGTCGGCCAGCCGGGCCGGCACCAGGCCCGCGAGTTCGTTGGCGATGCGCTTGCGCGAACGCTGCTTGGCCTCGGCCAGCGCGGCCTGCATGTCCACGCCGGGCGCAAAGTCGATGTCGAGCGGCGCGCCGGGCTGCCAGTAGCTGGAGATCTGCAGCATCGCCGGGCCGGAGAGGCCGCGATGGGTGAACAGCAGGTCCTCGAGGAATATTGCTCGCGCCTTCTTGCTGCCGGTCGCGATCTGCACGGGCAGCGCGAGGCCCGCCAGGTCGGCATAGGGCTCCCAGGCTTCGCCGCCGAAGGTCAGGGGCACCAGGGCAGGGCGGGGCGGGACCACGCGCAGGCCGAACTGGGCGGCCAGCCGGTAGCCGAAGTCGGTCGCGCCGATCTGGGGAATGGAAAGGCCGCCGGTCGCCACCACCAGCCGGGGCGCGCGCACCTCGCCGCGGCGGGTCTGGAGGCGATAGCCCTCTTCCGGCGCAAAGGCGATCTCCCCTACGCTGCAAGGCTGCCAGTGCGTTACGCCGCCGGCCGCACACTCGGCCAGCAGCATGTCGATGATCTGCTGCGACGAACCGTCGCAGAAGAGCTGTCCCTTGTGCTTCTCGTGGAAGGCGATGCCGTGGCGCTGGACCAGCTCGATGAACTGTTGCGGCGTGTAGCGCGACAGCGCCGAGCGGCAGAAGTTCGGGTTCTCGCCGATGAAGTGGCGCTGCGGCGCGCGCACGTCCAGGTCGCGGTTGGTGAAGTTGGCGCGGCCGCCGCCGGAGATGCGGATTTTCTCGGCGATGCGTTCGGCATGATCGATCAGCAGCACCTTCAGCCCGCGCTGGCCCGCCAGCCCCGCGCAGAACAGGCCGGCCGCGCCGGCACCGATGACGATCGCGTCGAATGCGCTTGCTGCCCCCATCAGCCCTTCCACGAGAACGGGAACTTCAGCTGCTTGAAGAAGCCGTTGGGCACGTAGTCGCCCACCACCCCGTAGCGCTCGGGCCAGAGCCGGGTGCTCTTCACCGCGGTGCCGAAGAGGTAGTCCAGGAAGGCGTAGTGCGCGGCGTAGTTCTTGTCGATCGCCTCGTCGTCCTGGCTGTGGTGCCAATGGTGGAAATTGGGCGTGACGATCACGTAGCGCAACGGCCCGAGGCGCACGCTCACGTTGGCATGGTTGAACACGGCCTGGAAGCCCACCACCACGATGTAGGCGTCGATCACCTCCTTGCTGAAGCCCAGCACGTAGATCGGCGCCAGCACCAGCGTGCGGGTGATCAGCAATTCGAGGATGTGCTGGCGCGAGCCGGCCAGCCAGTCCATGCTTTTCACGCTGTGGTGCACCGCGTGCAGGCGCCACAGCAGCGGGACCTCGTGGTAGGCGCGGTGCGTCCAGTACTGCACCAGGTCGGCCACCAGGATGATCAGCAGCAGCCCGGCCCAGAAGGGCAGCCCCGCGATCCAGCCGCGGATGCCGTCGTTGGCGGCCCAGCCGAAGAGCTTGTGCACCAGCAGGTTGGTGGCCAGCAGCACGAAGCCGACGATCATGTGGTTGACCACGAAGTGGTGGAAGTCGGTCTGCCACTCGGCGCGGAACACCGGCTGCTCCTTGCGGTGGGCGAACAGTTTCTCGATGAAGATGAAGATCAGCGAGGAGCCCAGCAGGTCGAGGATGAACCAGTCCAGCCCGATGTAGGGCGTGTTGTCCGCGAAGTCGTTGACCGGTACCTTGTGCCCGCCCAGCAGCGCCGCGGCCACCACCAGCAGGAAGGCGAAGGCCGAGAGCCAGCGCGAGCGGTTGAAGATGATGTTGACCAGCGCCAGCCCGCCGGCGACGACCATGGCCGCGAGCAGCACCATGCGCATCACGTCGACGTCGTAGCTTCGGCGCAGCTCGGGCGTGCTCAGGTATTGCGGGAAGTGGAAGACCAGCACGCCCAGGAAACAGAGGATGCCCAGCGAAAGCGCGATGGTGCCGGTGACCAGGCCGCGGCCGCGCTGCAGTTCGCCGTGGCTCTCGACGAATTCGTTGAGTTTCCCGAGTTCCAGCATGCCTAACTCCGCCCGTTGTTCTTCAGGCCGGAGATTCTAGGGCGGCGGCCTGGATGTGCCGACTGGCCGAACGGCCGGT
Above is a window of Variovorax sp. RA8 DNA encoding:
- the mog gene encoding molybdopterin adenylyltransferase, which gives rise to MTSNPHDPVRIGIVSISDRASSGVYEDKGLPALQEWLQRALRNPIDFEPRLIPDEQAAISAALVELVDAGCSLVLTTGGTGPALRDVTPEATLAVAQKEMPGFGEQMRQISLRFVPTAILSRQVAVIRDKSLIINLPGQPKSIAETLEGLKAPDGTQVVPGIFAAVPYCIDLIGGPYLETDDAVCKAFRPKSAIRPPAP
- the yjgA gene encoding ribosome biogenesis factor YjgA, with the translated sequence MPRKPKKGYFVRGTFVAEGSELDLELKRELKGTDAASKTDLKRESAELQTLGEALLGLRTGLFDKLELEDKLRDAIDEAKRITNFEGKRRQLQFIGKLMRGLDAATLDAIRAALDEQNRGPAQEAAILHDAERWRDRLIADDDALGGWIETHPGTDAQQLRALVRQARKDLKEGPPGEAPRQGKAYRELFQLLRAQLEFHGTADHAAEAAAQAREEDA
- the pmbA gene encoding metalloprotease PmbA, translated to MSTSSSRADSGFAYSRPFFENLVDSALAHARKLGATDAGAEASEGCGLSVSVRKGELENVERNRDKSLGVTVYVGHRRGNASTSDFSEAAIAQTVQAAYDIARFTAEDPVSGLPDEADIATEQPDLDLFHPWDVSSEQAAALALECEAAALSTDKRITNSEGAGVSAQQSHFFSAHTRGFRGGYASSRHSISVAPIAGKGDDMQRDAWYSSMRSAEELASPKAVGRYAAERALSRLKSRKIKTTECPVLFESPLAAGLLGGLVQATSGGALYRKSSFLLDSLGKPVLPSHIDVLEDPHIPRGKGSSAFDDEGVATRKRKVVDGGRLEGYFLSTYSARKLGMKTTGNAGGSHNLTLSSRKTKKGDDLDAMLDKLGTGLFVIELMGQGVNYVTGDYSRGASGFWVENGKIAYPVQEITIAGNLKTMFMGIEAVGADAYNYGAKTTGSVLVNRMKVAGS
- a CDS encoding GatB/YqeY domain-containing protein, whose protein sequence is MSLKDQITEDMKTAMRAKDSERLGTIRLLLAALKQKEVDERVELDDTMVVAIVDKLVKQRKDSVTAFTQGGRTDLADKEAAEIKVLEAYLPQRMGADEIAAEVKAIVAELGAKGPGDMGKVMGAVKTRLAGKADMGLVSAAVKSALSGG
- the rpsU gene encoding 30S ribosomal protein S21, which translates into the protein MTTIRVKENEPFDVALRRFKRTIEKLGLLTDLRAREFYEKPTAERKRKKAAAVKRHYKRVRSMQLPKKLY
- a CDS encoding NAD(P)/FAD-dependent oxidoreductase, which gives rise to MGAASAFDAIVIGAGAAGLFCAGLAGQRGLKVLLIDHAERIAEKIRISGGGRANFTNRDLDVRAPQRHFIGENPNFCRSALSRYTPQQFIELVQRHGIAFHEKHKGQLFCDGSSQQIIDMLLAECAAGGVTHWQPCSVGEIAFAPEEGYRLQTRRGEVRAPRLVVATGGLSIPQIGATDFGYRLAAQFGLRVVPPRPALVPLTFGGEAWEPYADLAGLALPVQIATGSKKARAIFLEDLLFTHRGLSGPAMLQISSYWQPGAPLDIDFAPGVDMQAALAEAKQRSRKRIANELAGLVPARLADAWVGQDAALQRPINEAADRALAALAERITRWQITPSGTEGYKKAEVTAGGVDTRGLSSQTMESKQPGLYFIGEVVDVTGWLGGYNFQWAWASAHACAQALAASSEHAIMPG
- a CDS encoding sterol desaturase family protein; protein product: MLELGKLNEFVESHGELQRGRGLVTGTIALSLGILCFLGVLVFHFPQYLSTPELRRSYDVDVMRMVLLAAMVVAGGLALVNIIFNRSRWLSAFAFLLVVAAALLGGHKVPVNDFADNTPYIGLDWFILDLLGSSLIFIFIEKLFAHRKEQPVFRAEWQTDFHHFVVNHMIVGFVLLATNLLVHKLFGWAANDGIRGWIAGLPFWAGLLLIILVADLVQYWTHRAYHEVPLLWRLHAVHHSVKSMDWLAGSRQHILELLITRTLVLAPIYVLGFSKEVIDAYIVVVGFQAVFNHANVSVRLGPLRYVIVTPNFHHWHHSQDDEAIDKNYAAHYAFLDYLFGTAVKSTRLWPERYGVVGDYVPNGFFKQLKFPFSWKG